Below is a genomic region from Pseudomonas berkeleyensis.
GAGAATGGTGGTCATCTGCCGACGCTGCACCTCGGACACACGGTTGTGCGGGTGCATGATGAAGATGTCGACGTTGTCGCAGGCCTTGCAGCCTTCGATGGCCGCCGAGCCCGTGTCGCCGGAAGTAGCCCCCATGATCACCACGCGCTCGCCGCGCTTGGCCAGCACATGATCGAGCAGGCGACCGAGCAGTTGCAGGGCGAAGTCCTTGAACGCCAGAGTCGGGCCGTGGAACAGCTCCAACACCCACTCGTTGCCGTTCAGCTGACGCAGTGGCGCCACGGCGTTGTGGGCGAACACGCCGTAGGTTTCTTCGAGGATCTTCTTGAAATCAGCATCGGAGATGCTGCCGGCAACGAACGGGCGCATCACCCGGAAGGCCAGCTCGTGATACGGCAGACCCGCCCAGGAAGCGATTTCCTCGACGGTGAAGCGCGGCAGATTCTCCGGCACGTAGAGGCCGCCATCGCTGGCCAGGCCAGCCAGCAGCACATCTTCGAAATTCAGGGCCGGCGCCTGGCCGCGGGTACTGATATAGCGCATGGGATAAACCTTCGTTCGACTGCACCCACAGGCCTGCGCCTGCGGGTGGACACGGGATTAGTTGAGCTGTTCGACGCGCAGACGCATGACCGGCGAGGTCACGCCATCCAGCGCTTCCATGGCGGCAATGGCTTCGATGATACGCGCCTCGACCACACGATGGGTCACGAGGATCATCGGCACCAGGCCATCCTGCTCCTCGGCCTCCTTCTGCATGATCGACTCGATGTTGATGCCACGCTCGGAGAGGATGCTCGCCACCTGGGCCAGCACACCCGGGTGATCCTTGGCCTGGATACGCAGGTAATAGGCGCTCTCGCACTCGGCGATCGGCAGAATCGGGTGATCGGACAGCGAGTCCGGCTGGAAAGCCAGGTGCGGCACGCGATTGGTCGGATCAGTAGTCAGCGCACGCACCACATCCACCAAGTCAGCCACCACTGCCGAGGCAGTCGGCTCCATGCCGGCACCAGCGCCGTAATACAGCGTGCTGCCAACCGCATCGCCATTGACCATCACCGCATTCATCACGCCATTGACGTTGGCGATCAGGCGGTCGGCCGGGATCAGCGTCGGGTGCACGCGCAGCTCGATACCGACCTCGGTACGACGAGCGACGCCCAGGTGCTTGATGCGATAACCCAGCGCCTCGGCATAGTTCACGTCGGCGGTGGTCAGCTTGGTGATGCCTTCGGTGTAAGCCTTGTCGAATTGCAGCGGAATACCGAAGGCGATGGAGGCCAGGATGGTCAGCTTGTGCGCGGCATCGATACCCTCGACATCGAAGGTCGGATCGGCTTCGGCATAACCCAGCGCCTGCGCTTCCTTGAGCACGTCCTCGAAGGCACGGCCCTTCTCGCGCATTTCGGTGAGAATGAAGTTACCGGTGCCGTTGATGATGCCGGCCAGCCAGTTGATGCGGTTGGCAGCCAGACCTTCGCGGATCGCCTTGATCACCGGAATACCGCCAGCCACGGCAGCTTCGAAGGCGACGATAACGCCCTTCTCACGCGCCTTGGCGAAGATCTCGTTACCGTGCACCGCGATCAGCGCCTTGTTGGCGGTGACCACGTGCTTGCCATTCTCGATAGCCTTGAGCACCAACTCCTTGGCCAGGGTATAGCCGCCGATCAGCTCGATGACGATGTCGATCTCAGGATTGTTGACCAGTTCGAAGACATCGCTGGTCATGGCAATGCCGGTGGTGTCGTACTGCGGCTTGGGCGAACGAATGGCGATCTGGGCAATCTCAATGCCGCGACCGGCGCGCCGAGTAATCTCCTCGGCATTGCGCTTGAGTACATTCAAAGTACCGCCACCGACGGTGCCCAACCCACAGATGCCCACTTTGACCGGCTTCACACTCAATTCCCCATCAGCACTGCACGAAACGGCCGGAGCAAGCCCCGGCCGCAGATAAAGAGCCGCACCTTACGAAGCGGCTGTTTGTTAGTCAATCCACGGCTCAAAGAACCTATTCACGAGCTCGCGAGCTAGAGCAATGCAAGGCGCAACGACCAGCGGGAGTAACAGCCGAAGGCTGGCCCGAAGGGCGAGCGCCAGCGAGTCAAACAGGCGAGGACGCGCAGTTTACGAGCTGTAAATGAGCAGTACTCACTTCGTTCGCCCTTCGGGCCGCGCTAAAGCGCGTTAGCCGCAAGCGGCTCTCCGAGCCTGTTTTTAACGCAGCAGAGCCGACGCACAGCAGGTCGTGGATAGGTTCTTAGTTCGACTCCAGGGCAATCTTGGCCAACTGCGGCGCCGGCTGGTAGCCCGGAATCATCTTGCCGTTGGCCAAGACGATGGCCGGCGTGCCGTTGACCCCAATCATCTGACCGAGCTGGTACTGCTTGGCCACTGGGTTGTCACAGGTAGCGTCGGCTACGCTCTGGCGGGTCTTGGCGCGATTCATCGCTTCCTGCTGATCCTTGGCACACCAGACGCTGACCAGCTCCTTGGCCGCCGGGCTGTTCATACCCTGACGCGGAAAGGCCACATAGCGCACTTCGACGCCCAGACGATTGAGCTCCGGCACTTCGCTGTGCAGCTTCTGGCAATAGCCACAGTCGGTGTCGGTAAAGACGGTGATATGGGTCTTCGGTGCCTTGGGCGCGAAGACCACCATTTCCTTGGCCGGAATGGCATTGATCTGCTGGGCCACCGCGCGGCTTTCTTCGATCTCGGTAAGGTTGACGGCCTTGCCATCCTTGACCTGGAACAGGTAGCCCTGAATCAGGAACTGACCATCGGCACTGGTATAGAGCTGACGACCGCCCTGCAGCTGAACCTGATAGATACCCGTCATCGGGCTCTCGGCGATAGCCTCGATCGGCAGGCTGGCATCCAGCGATTTCAGGCTCTGCCGAATCGCCTGATCGGGATCGTCGGCCAGGGTTACGCTACTGCCCAGCACGAGTGCCAGCGCAAGGGAAATACGGCTCAGGGACATGGATACTCCTGTCGAATGACGGACGAGCAAATATCGGCACAGCCTACCACAGATGGCCTGACAGACAGCGCTTCAGCGACCAGACGGCGCACTCAACCGCGCGGGTGGTGCTTGGCATGCAACTCCTGCAGACGAGCACGCGCGATATGGGTGTAGATCTGCGTGGTAGAAAGGTCGCTATGCCCCAGCAGCATCTGTACGACACGCAGGTCGGCACCATGATTGAGCAGATGAGTGGCGAAGGCATGGCGCAGCGTGTGCGGCGACAGCGACTTGGCGATCCCGGCGACACGCGCCTGGTGCTTGATACGATGCCAGAAGGTCTGCCGAGTCATCTGCCCACCACGCAGACTAGGGAACAGCACATCACTGGGCCTGCCACCAAGTAATAGCGGCCGCGCTTCGCGGCTGTAGCGCTCGATCCAGGCGATAGCCTCCTCGCCCAACGGCACCAGGCGCTCCTTGCTGCCCTTGCCGAACACCCGCAGCACACCCTGGCGCAGGTTCACCTGTTCCAGCGTGAGGCCCACCAGCTCGCTGACCCGCAGGCCACAGGCATACAGCACCTCGAGCATGGCGCGATCACGCAAACCAATCGGGTCATCCAGATCGGGCGCCTGCAGCAGGGCTTCGACATCCGCCTCGGACAGCGACTTGGGCAGCGGCCTGCCGATCTGCGGCAACTCGATCTGCAAGGTCGGGTCTTCGCTGATCAACGCCTCACGCAGCAGAAAGCGGTAGAAACCGCGCAGCCCCGAGAGAAAACGCGCCGTGGAGCGCGCCTGATAGCGCTGCTCCAGACGCCAGGCCAGGTGATCGAGAATCCCATCGCGACCAATTGACCGCAGCTCCAGACCGCACTCATCGAGCCAGGCGTTGAAGTGCTCCAGATCGCTGCGATAAGCAGCACGGGTATGGTCGGACAGCCCCTTCTCCAGCCAGAGGGACTCAAGAAACTGCTCGATCAACGGATGCGACAGAGTGGACATGCAAAGACTTCAGTAACGGCGGACACCTAGTGTTTCACAGCCCCGTTCAAGCCTCCAGCCACAAAGACACGCAGCTGCAACCAATCGAAACAGCCGGGTAACCGGACGCTACCAGCCAGACGAATCTCCATCAGACAAGCCTATCCTTGGTTGGGTGACAGCCAGCATGGTTGGGACGATGATTTCAACCTGCCATCACCCACCGGTAGCCCCTTCATGTCCCAACACGCTCACTCGCGACTCGGCCAGATACTCATCAACAAAGGATTGATTAGCAGCACGCAGCTGGACGCCGCGATCAAGGCACAACTCACCAGCCAGAAACGGCTCGGTGAAGTGCTCATAGAGCAGGGATTGCTGACTCAGAAACAACTGAGCAAAGCACTGAAGAAG
It encodes:
- a CDS encoding homoserine dehydrogenase: MKPVKVGICGLGTVGGGTLNVLKRNAEEITRRAGRGIEIAQIAIRSPKPQYDTTGIAMTSDVFELVNNPEIDIVIELIGGYTLAKELVLKAIENGKHVVTANKALIAVHGNEIFAKAREKGVIVAFEAAVAGGIPVIKAIREGLAANRINWLAGIINGTGNFILTEMREKGRAFEDVLKEAQALGYAEADPTFDVEGIDAAHKLTILASIAFGIPLQFDKAYTEGITKLTTADVNYAEALGYRIKHLGVARRTEVGIELRVHPTLIPADRLIANVNGVMNAVMVNGDAVGSTLYYGAGAGMEPTASAVVADLVDVVRALTTDPTNRVPHLAFQPDSLSDHPILPIAECESAYYLRIQAKDHPGVLAQVASILSERGINIESIMQKEAEEQDGLVPMILVTHRVVEARIIEAIAAMEALDGVTSPVMRLRVEQLN
- the xerD gene encoding site-specific tyrosine recombinase XerD; its protein translation is MSTLSHPLIEQFLESLWLEKGLSDHTRAAYRSDLEHFNAWLDECGLELRSIGRDGILDHLAWRLEQRYQARSTARFLSGLRGFYRFLLREALISEDPTLQIELPQIGRPLPKSLSEADVEALLQAPDLDDPIGLRDRAMLEVLYACGLRVSELVGLTLEQVNLRQGVLRVFGKGSKERLVPLGEEAIAWIERYSREARPLLLGGRPSDVLFPSLRGGQMTRQTFWHRIKHQARVAGIAKSLSPHTLRHAFATHLLNHGADLRVVQMLLGHSDLSTTQIYTHIARARLQELHAKHHPRG
- the dsbC gene encoding bifunctional protein-disulfide isomerase/oxidoreductase DsbC; amino-acid sequence: MSLSRISLALALVLGSSVTLADDPDQAIRQSLKSLDASLPIEAIAESPMTGIYQVQLQGGRQLYTSADGQFLIQGYLFQVKDGKAVNLTEIEESRAVAQQINAIPAKEMVVFAPKAPKTHITVFTDTDCGYCQKLHSEVPELNRLGVEVRYVAFPRQGMNSPAAKELVSVWCAKDQQEAMNRAKTRQSVADATCDNPVAKQYQLGQMIGVNGTPAIVLANGKMIPGYQPAPQLAKIALESN